The following proteins are co-located in the Silene latifolia isolate original U9 population chromosome 1, ASM4854445v1, whole genome shotgun sequence genome:
- the LOC141641306 gene encoding uncharacterized protein LOC141641306 — protein MAASQSRRFNFIKDVNNTKETWRLKVRVIRLYDVPSWTNLKETSRIEMVFLDEKNDKIQASFNDRLIRQFRPLLHEGELYNISNFLLLENNDNHKSCRNKWKINFHRNTSVRECAEI, from the exons ATGGCGGCATCACAATCTCGACGCTTCAACTTTATCAAAGATGTCAACAACACCAAGGAAACTTGGAGGTTGAAGGTTAGAGTTATCAGGCTGTACGATGTACCATCATGGACCAATCTGAAAGAGACAAGTCGAATAGAGATGGTGTTCTTGGATGAAAAG AATGACAAGATTCAAGCGTCATTCAATGATAGGCTCATAAGACAATTTCGACCTCTTCTTCACGAGGGGGAACTTTACAATATTAGCAACTTTTTGTTACTAGAGAATAACGATAACCATAAGTCATGCCGTAATAAGTGGAAAATAAATTTCCATAGGAATACTTCTGTTAGAGAGTGTGCTGAAATTTGA
- the LOC141653929 gene encoding F-box protein At5g07610-like translates to MASITNNQSKEDDEQYSELQGRQIIGNNHDLTTQIILHLPSNSIFNLKLTSKLWLSISHDHLFIKTHALRHPRRLSGVFLRYVAQPQASSHAYVASKSNDNTTPVPFVAAQNSLGLNIVQSCNGLLLCSCSDIEYYVCNPMTMQRKQVPLPKGVRPGGYFGLNLAFDPRLSPFYKIVCVSKLFGHRSRFQLEVYSSETGQWKSVGDPFIETDVLHFKQGVFCKGVIHWLKTTSSCLYFDVNNECLRSTPEPPLGKQCASYSHEFFGQSNDHLYFVVKRHLPNFTLLQMKDDYSGWFVKNVVNLDVLAETFPIMARNLDRTPRFLLLYECNVLCIEESESGSDIDGDDLELVLSMPGKIVRFNPRTNASREFGELVRQPYNASSWYKDFLAYEYFETICPV, encoded by the exons ATGGCTAGCATCACCAACAACCAGTCAAAGGAAGATGATGAACAATATTCAGAATTGCAAGGAAGGCAAATTATTGGCAACAATCATGATCTTACCACCCAAATCATACTTCACTTACCATCAAACTCAATATTCAATCTCAAACTCACATCAAAACTATGGCTTTCAATCTCACATGACCACTTATTCATCAAAACCCACGCCCTTCGCCACCCTCGAAGACTATCAGGAGTCTTCCTTCGTTATGTCGCGCAACCACAAGCCTCGTCACATGCCTATGTCGCGTCTAAATCAAATGACAACACTACCCCAGTGCCATTTGTTGCTGCACAAAACTCCCTAGGTTTGAACATTGTACAATCTTGTAATGGTCTATTATTATGTTCTTGTTCGGACATTGAGTACTATGTATGCAATCCCATGACAATGCAACGGAAACAAGTTCCCCTTCCTAAGGGAGTTCGTCCTGGTGGCTATTTCGGGCTTAACTTGGCCTTTGATCCTAGACTCTCACCTTTCTACAAGATTGTTTGTGTAAGCAAACTTTTCGGCCATCGATCAAG GTTCCAATTGGAGGTCTATTCTTCAGAGACGGGGCAATGGAAATCGGTAGGTGACCCGTTTATCGAGACCGACGTGCTTCACTTTAAGCAAGGTGTATTTTGCAAAGGAGTCATCCATTGGCTCAAAACAACATCAAGTTGTCTATATTTTGATGTCAATAATGAGTGCTTAAGATCAACCCCTGAGCCTCCATTAGGGAAACAATGCGCTTCTTATTCTCATGAGTTCTTTGGCCAATCCAATGATCACCTCTACTTCGTCGTCAAAAGGCATCTTCCCAATTTTACTCTCCTACAAATGAAGGACGATTACTCCGGTTGGTTCGTCAAAAATGTCGTTAATCTCGATGTTTTGGCTGAAACATTTCCTATTATGGCAAGGAATCTTGATAGGACACCGCGATTTTTACTACTTTATGAATGTAACGTGCTATGTATAGAAGAATCAGAGAGTGGGAGCGACATTGATGGTGACGATTTAGAGCTTGTGCTATCCATGCCGGGTAAAATTGTTCGGTTCAATCCTCGAACCAATGCCTCGAGAGAATTTGGTGAATTGGTGCGTCAACCTTACAATGCTTCTAGTTGGTATAAGGACTTCTTGGCGTATGAATACTTTGAAACAATCTGTCCTGTTTGA